Part of the Phycisphaerales bacterium genome, AAATGCGAATCGCAGGATGACCCGTACATCGATCGGGAAACTGCCTGCCCCGGTCAGCGCGCTGGCACGGGGAGTTCCAGCCGTTCGAGCACCTGCTTGAGGTCCTCCCACACCTTGCGGCGGGTGTCGGGCGTGTAGTTGCGCAGCAGGTAGGCCGGGTGGTACGTCGGCAGCACGTCGAAGCTCTTGCCCGAGGGCGTTGCCATCGGCCACCACCGGCCGCGCAGCTCGCGCATCGACATCGCCTGGCCCGTGAGGAGCCTGGCCGAGGGCAGGCCCAGGGCGACGATGGCCTCGGGGTCGATGACCTCGATCTGCCGCATGAGGAACGGGGCGCTCGCCTCGGCTTCTTCGATGGTGGGCGTCGCGTTGTTGGGCGGGCGGACCTTCAGCACGTTGGCGATGTAGACGTCCTCGCGCTTCAGGCCCATCGCGATGATCATCTGCTCGAGCTTCTGCCCGGCCCGACCCACAAAGGGCCGGCCCAACCGGTCTTCGTCCGCCCCCGGCGCCTCGCCCACGAACATGATCCGGGCGCACGGATCGCCCTCGCCGAAGACGATGGTCGTGTGCGGCGTGCCGGTGGCCGCGTGCGGCGCGGCCCGGGTGTAGTCCTCGAGGATCTCGGCCAGCCGGTGCTCGGCGATCTCCCGGGGGCTGCCGCTCGGGGCGGGCCGCTTCTTGGGCGTGGCCGCCGGGGCCTTGGCCTCGACGCTCGAATCGGCCTTGGGCATCGGTTGCGTCTCCTGGGCGGCGGGCATCGAACGAATCCGCTCGGGCTCGGGTGCGACGACCTCGGCCGGGGCTGCAGCAAGGGCCGCACCCGGACTCCGCACGCCCCACGCGACGCCGAGCTGGCCCCAGGCGCGGGCGTCCTGGGCCACCACGCGGCGGACGGCCGCGGCATCGGCGCGCGGGTCGGTGGACATGGCGTCAGCGCCCCCGCCGCGTGCGATTGGCCCAGGCGGCGAACTCGATCATGCCCCTGATGAGCTCGCCCCGGGGCGGCGTTCCCCGCCCAAAGGCGGTCTGCCAGCGCCAGGCGTAGTAGGGCCCGCGGATGCGGAATCTCGCCACGATCGCCATGCGAGGGAGCTCGTAGGCGGCCAGGGGGAGGTCTCGCAGCAGTTGGCCGGCCGACATCTAGTGCCCGCCGCTCGAGGCGCCGGCCTCGCTCTGGGCCCGGTGCCAGCCGATGGTCTCGGCCAGGCCCTCGCGCAGGCTGGTGAAGGGCTCGTACCCCAGCAGGCCGCGGGCCCGTTCGATGCTTGCCAGCGAGTGGCGGACCTCGCCCTGCCGTGCGGGCTCGTGCTTGGGCTGCAGGTCGGTGGTGCTGGCGCCGGCGTCGTCGCTCACGATCTCGGCCATCTGCTCGGCCAGCTGGTTGAGGCTCGTGGCCTGGCCCAGGCCGACGTTGGCGATGGCGTTGTCGGGCAGCGTGCCGGTCGCGCCCGCCAGCA contains:
- a CDS encoding uracil-DNA glycosylase; this translates as MSTDPRADAAAVRRVVAQDARAWGQLGVAWGVRSPGAALAAAPAEVVAPEPERIRSMPAAQETQPMPKADSSVEAKAPAATPKKRPAPSGSPREIAEHRLAEILEDYTRAAPHAATGTPHTTIVFGEGDPCARIMFVGEAPGADEDRLGRPFVGRAGQKLEQMIIAMGLKREDVYIANVLKVRPPNNATPTIEEAEASAPFLMRQIEVIDPEAIVALGLPSARLLTGQAMSMRELRGRWWPMATPSGKSFDVLPTYHPAYLLRNYTPDTRRKVWEDLKQVLERLELPVPAR